GCGCTCGTCCGCGAGCTCGACAGGACGCACGGAGCGTTCCGGATCTGGCGCCTCGCCGGGCGCGGCGCGCGGCGGCTGCGCGCGATCCCGCAGGATCGCGGCCGGCGGCTCCCGAAGGTCGGCGTGATAGGCGAGTCGTACGCGTGCATCGACGAGTTCACGAACCGACGGATCGCGGAGCGGCTCAACCGCATGGGGATCGAGGTCGTCTCGCCGATCTCCGAGTACCAGTTCATGAAGGTGGTGACGCGGATCTACTACAAGACGGAGCGCAGGCTGATCGCGAAGGCGCGGCGCTTCTTCAAGGCGCCGGGGGGCGGCGACTCGCTGCTCTCCGCCGCGCACGCGATCGAGTTCGCCGAGAGCTGCGACGGGATCCTGCACCTCTACCCGTTCACCTGCATGCCGGAGACCTCGGTGCGCCAGGTCGTAGAGCCGTTCCTCCTCGGCAAGGGCGTGCCGTACCTTGCTTTGAACCTCGACGAGCAGACGAGCGAGGAGGGGTTCGCGACGCGCGTGGAGACGTTCGCCGACGTCGTCAAGCTGCGCGCGGCCCGACGGGATTAAACCCAGTTGTTGCAGTGGCCGGGTTGGCCGACGCAGTAGGCGTCGCACGGGCAGGGCTCGGAGCCGACGCAGCTGCCGCCGCCGCAGTCGTCGTCGGTCCAGCAGGCCGGGAACTGGAGCGCGCCGTGGCAGGTCCTCGGCCCGTCGTCGAGCTCCATGCAGAAGTAGTTGTCGTCGCAGTCGCTCTCGTCGTCGCAGCAGCCCATGGCCGAGGTCGCGCAGACGCCGGTCCCCTCCCAGCTGCAGTCCATGTCGCAGCCGCAGACGAACGCGCCGGCGCAGAAGTCGCCGAGCTCGCACTCCTCGGTGATCCAGCACTCGCCCTCGTCGGCCGGGATGACGCACTCGCCCTTGCCGTCCTCGCCCGACCAGTTCGTCGGCATGCAGACCGTGCCTTCGCTCTCGCACGGGCACTCCAGCGCGCAGCAGTACGAGGGCAGCTCGTCGCAGGTGAACGTGTCGGTGTCGGAGTCGGAATCGGCGTCGGTATCGGCGTCCACGTCCGTGTCGGCATCCGCATCGGTATCCGTGTCGGAGTCCGTGTCGGAGTCCGTGTCGGCATCCGGGGCGCCGGTGCCGGCGTCGCCGGTGCGGTAGCAGCCGCCGGCAACCGCGAGCGCGCACGCGAACGCCGTCGGCAATGTCCTGTTCCAGAGCTGCATTCGCCCACCTCCTGAATGTCGATGGGTATTCTACACCATGTCCAACTCATCCGCTTCCGCCGCCGAGCCACACGGCTCTGAAATGGAAATAAGGAATCCATGCTATCATCCGTGACGAGAAAGGGGGCGACGTGCAGGACTACGCCTTCAACGTGACCACGCCTCTGGGCTTCGACGTGCACTGCACGGCCGAGTACTGGAGGTTCATCTCCGAGGTGAAGCACCCCGCGCTCGCAGGGCACATGGATCGAGTTGTTTCCGCCCTGGAAAAACCGGACGAGGTTCGGCGCAGCACGAAAGACCCGGACGTGTATCTGTTCTACAGCGGGAAGACGCCGCGATGGATGTGCGCGGTAACGAAACGCGAGGGAGAGTCGGGATTCCTGGTCACCGCGTATCCGACCGACTCGATGAAGATAGGAGAATCGATATGGCGAAAGTCAGAGTGATCCACGACACGACCGGGCACACGCTCACGGTCTGGCTCGACGATCCGGGCAAGGAGCACGTCTGCGAGGAGACCTCCGAGGAGGCGATCCTGATGAAGGACGCGGACGGGCACATCATCGGCTTCGAGCTCCTGCACTACCTCCCCAACGAAGCGGACGGCGTCCTGAGCGTCGAGTCCGTGGTGCGCGCCGCATCGTGACGGAAGATCCTCCTGCCATGCCGTGGAGGTCAGATATTCTAGGAGCGGGATGACCTCTTGAATCCGGAGAATCGTGATGAGTGAGACGAAGAAAGTCCTGCTGATCCTTCCGTTCATGGTCGCGTTTGTCGGGGGCGGGATTGTGTGGTTCGGTGTCGAGGCGGCGGACGTCAGCGCGACGACATGGGTGCTAAGAGTCGTGTTCTCACTGACGACGATTGGGACTTTAACACTGCTGATCTGGGGGATGACCAGACGAGACAAAGCGCCGGATTTCCTTCGCAGGATGTTCGGTGCTTACTTCGAACGGAACGGTTTGTGTTTTGCGATTGACCCGATCGTCATTGAGGGAGTCTTTGCGTTCAAGATATGGTTTCAGAATAAGTACGACCGCCGGTGCACAGGGCGCGTGCTCATTTCCCCGAGCCGAGACTTTTTTCTGAGAAAACAAATCGATCATGTCCTTCATGTCGGCGTCGAGGTCGGTCCTGGCGCGCTGCTCAGCGTGATCGCTCCGTTTGCCATTCCGGAAAGCGCTCAGGGCAAAAGCACAACACTCTCCGTGTCAGCAGACGTCGACTATCCTGAGGGGAAGGGCAAACTGATTCGCTTTCGCGACGGCATGACCACAGGTGCGATCCGAGGGAAGATCGACCTCATCATCGACGCCATCGGACCATTTGTCCTTCAGTCCTACAAACCGGCTTCGTTGAAACTGGTCTTGCCGAAAGACGTGGCGGCAGCGGTACCCGATGGGTGCAAGCCGAAAGTGGAGACGCTCTGGCAGATCGGTGAGGATGTGAATCTGTTCGATTCCGACCGTTATCGGAAATCACAAGCTGATCCCACCTGGGAGAGGTCGAGCGGGATCACTCTCCGCCCGAGCCGCTGAGCTGCACGGCGTCGAAGACGAGCGTCGGGGAGCGCAGCGATCCGTAGGGCCAAGGATCGTTCCCGGCAGCGGCGAGCCGCTTCCACAGCTCCTTGTGGTTGCCCGCGATGTTCATCTCGGCCACGGCCCGCGAGGGTGCGCCGTTCTCGATGAGCGTACCGTACACGCCGAGCGAGAAGTCGCCGGTCGTCGGGTTCGAGTTGCCGCCCACGAAGCCGCGCACGAGCAGCCCGCGCCCGACGTCCTGCATCAGCTGCCCGGCGCCGCGTGCGCCGGGCGTCACGACGACGTTCGACGACCCGCCGCAGGTCGGCGGCCGGCCGAGCTTCTTCGCGTAATAGGTGTCGAGGTAGAGGCTCTCGAGCACGCCGCGCGTGAAGAGCGGCATGCGGCGCGTCGCGATCCCCTCGCCGTCGAAGAGGCGCGAGGCGCCACCGCCTCGGAGGAACGGATCGTCCACCACGTCGAGGACCGGCGAGCCGACCGCGGTCCCGAGCGCGCCCGCGAGGAACGACTGCTCCTGCTGCAGCGCGCGGCCGCCGAGCGCGGCGAGCAGCTTGCCGAGGAGCCGGCCCACCGCGCGGTTCTCCACGGCGATCGGGAGCACGGCGGTCTCCATGGGCGCGGCGCCGAGCTTCCCGCGCGCCCGCAGCGCGGCGCCCCGGCCGATCTCCTCGGGCGAGGGGAGCGCCGCGAGGCTGCGGGTCGACGCGTACTCGGAGTCGGACGGCCGCTTGTCGCCCGCGTCCGAGAGGGAGACCTCGGCGTAGACGCCGAAGCGCGTGCCGCGCTTGCCGGCCGCGAAGCCGTTCGAGTGCGCCTGGAAGAGATCGCTCTCCTCGTCCTCGAAGCCCGCCTCCGCGGACACGGCCGCGCCGCCCGCCTCGGCGAGGGCGGCGGCCTCGGCCCGCGCGGCGAGATCGTGCCGCTCGGCCGGGGTCAGCGCGGCGATCGACGGATCGTGCGTCCCGAGCTCCAGCTCGCGCCGGCCTTCGTAGAGCGCGGGGTCGGTGATCTCGCGGAACGGATCCGGCGTCGTCGCGCGCACGAGCGCGACCGCGTTGTCGAGGAAGCGGGCGAGCGCCTCCTCCCGCAGGTCGTTCGTCTCGCACGCCGAGTACCGGCCGCCGTCGTAGAGGTACAAGGAGAGGCCGCGGCGCGAGGACTCCTCGACCTTCTCGGCGCGCCCCTTGCGGTACGTCACCGACACGCTCCGCGATCGCGCCGCGATCGCCTTGACGTCCGCGACGCCCCGCTTCCGGGCCCCCTCGATCGCCGCGGCCGCGGTCCTCTCGAGGTCGAGCGCGCCCGGGTTCGCCATCAGTTCACCCCGCCGACGGTGATCGACCGCACCTTGACCGTCGGCAGCCCGAGCCCGACCGGCACCGACTGCCCGTCCTTGCCGCAGGTCCACGTCCCCGGATCGATCGCCCTGTCGTTCCCGACCATCTCGATCCTGGCCAGGCTGTCCGGGCCGTTCCCGATGAGGTTCACGTCCTTGATGGGCGCCGTGAGCCGGCCGCCCTCGATCAGGAACCCGGACTTCACGTAGAAGCTGTAGTCGCCGCCGCCGATATCCACCTCGCCGTTCGCGAAGTCGACCGCGTAGAGGCCGCGCTCGACCGAGCGGATGATCTCCTCCGGATCGTGCGGGCCGTTCTCCATGGTCGTCACCCGCATCCGCGGCAGCGGCGCCGAGCGGAAGCTCTCGCGGCGGCCGTTCCCGGTCCGCGCCACGCCGTAGTGCGCCGCGCTCAGGCGATCGTGCAGGTACGACACGAGCACGCCGTTCTCGACGAGCGCCGTGCGCTGGCCGGGCGTGCCCTCGTCGTCCACGGCGATGGCGCCGCGCGCGCCGGGCTCGAGCGCCGAGTCGACGATGTTCACGAAGTCGGCCGCCACCTTCCTGCCGAGCATGGTGCAGAACAGCGACGTGCCCTTGCGGTTGAAGTCCGCCTCGAAGCCGTGGCCCATCGCCTCGTGCAGGAGGATGCCGGACGTGGCCGGCGCGAGCACGACGGGCATCTCTCCCGCACGGGGAACGCGCGCGTCGAACAGCGCGAGGGTGCTCGCCACCGCCTTCCCGGCCAGCCCGTCGAGGAACCCGTCCGCGTACATCTCGACGCCGAGCCGCCCGGCCGCGGAGTGCGAGTTCGACTCCACGCGATCGCCGCGCCGCGCGGTGCAGGAGGCGTAGATGTAGGTCATCGGCCGCGTGTCCTCGACGCGCAGCCCGTCCGAGTTCGCGATGAGGATCGCCTCGTCCTCGTCCCCGAACGCCACGCCGGCCCGGACGACCGCCGGATCGGCGCCCGCGATCGCCGCGCCCACCCGCTCGACGAAGCGGATCTTCTCCGCGGCCGGGATCTCGGCCCACAGCGGCACGGGCGCGTAGAGCCTCGGCAGGGCGACCGTGTGGATCGCGCCCTCCGAGGCGGTGCGCGGCCCGCGGGCGATCGACGCGGCCGTCTCCGCCGCGAGGAGCAGCGAAGGCTCCGTCAGCTCCTCGGTGAAGGCGTAGCCGGTCTGATCGCCGACGAGCGCGCGCACGCCGATCCCGAGCTCCACGCCCGTCGACGCGCGGTTCACCTGCCCGTCCTCGAAGCCGATGGCGTCGCTCACGCGGTGCTGGGCGAAAACCTCCGCGAACTCGGCGCCGCGGTCGAGCGCCCTCGAGACGACGCGCCCGAGGAGCGCCTCGTCTAGCCCGAAGCGAGATGCGAAGTATCCGCGTGAGATCACTGCCCGCCGTCCATGCCGCCGTCGACGCCGCCGTCGGCCTCGGTGTCGGTATCGGTGTCGGTATCGCTATCGGTATCCGTATCCGTATCCGTGTCGGCGTCGGTGTCCGTGTCCGAATCCGTATCGGAGTCCGAGTCCGAGTCCGCGTCCGTGTCGGCATCGGAATCGGTGTCCGAGTCCGAATCGGCGTCGGTGTCCGGCGGCGGCGTGACGGGCCCGGTGAGGCAGCTCGTCATCGATACGAAGAACAGCAGCGCGACGAGAGCCGCGGTGAAGATGATGGACGGGGATGCGCGCATGGCCAATACCTCGAATAAGATTTGCTAAACGATCATAGCCCGTTTGGTCGTCCTCCGCTCCGATATTTTCGGTCACTCCCCGAGGACGTGGAGGTGGAGCTCGCGGAGGTGCGGGCGTGCGCGGTGCTCGAAGAGATAGATCGCCTGCCAGGTGCCGAGGACCAGCCGGCCGCCCGACACCGGGACGCCGAGCGACGTGCGGGTGAGCGCGGCCTTGAGGTGCGCCGGCATGTCGTCCGGCCCCTCGTCGTCGTGGCGGTACAGCCCGCGCCCTTCCGGGGCGAGCTTCGCGAAGAACGCCTCGAGATCGGCGAGCACGGTCGGATCCGCGTTCTCCTGGATCACGAGCGACGCCGACGTATGGCGGAGGAACGCGGTCAAGAGGCCGGTCGCGATCCGCTGCTCGGCGAGCCACGCCTCGACGCGCTTCGTCACGTCGACGAGCCCCTTGCCGCGCGTCTCGATCCGGATGCGCGTCCCGGCCTGCCGCATCACGCGCCCACCGCCTTGCGGAACGCGTCGATCGCCTTCTCCGGCCCCACCGCGACGAGGATCTCGCCCAGCGCGAGCCGCCGCTTCGGATCCGGCGCCAGCCGCTCGATCCCCTCCGGCTTCTTGAGGCGGATGCCGACGACGTTGATCCCCGCGGTCTGGCGCAGGTCGAGCTCCCGGAGCGTCTTGCCGGCGATCACGTCGCTGACCACGATGAGCGCGAGCACGTGGCCCTCGGGCAGCTCGACGAACTGCGCCTCCTCGGGCCGGCCGTCGGCCATGAACGTCATGCCGAGCGCCTGGTCGTGCAGGATCTCGTGCTCGAAGAACATCATCAGATCGTATCGCGTCACGCACCCGACGATCGCGCCGTTCTCCCCGACCACCGGCAGCGCCTCGACGTCCATCCGCGCGAAGAGGCCCATCGCGACGTCGAGCGAGTCGTCCAGGTTGAGGGAGGCGACCGGCGCCCTCATGACGTCCGCGGCGACGAGCCCCGCCTCGTCGAAGCCCGACTCGCCCATGATCGACTTGAGGTGGCCGAGGCCGATCACGCCTATCGGCCGCGAGTCCGCGTCCACGACGAACTGGCTCGGCATCGAGCCCGAGAGAGCGCGCTGCATCACGTCGCTCACCGGCGTCGTGGGCGGCATCGTCTCGACGTACGGCCTGAGGATCCGCCGGATCTTCGTCGCGTGGACGTGCTCGGCCTCGGACGAGCCGCGGAGCCGGACGCCGCGCCGCGCGAGCGCGGTCGTGAAGATCGACGTCGGCATCACCCGCGCCGCGAACCCCGAGGCGATCACGCAGGTGAGCATCAGCGGGAGGACGATCATGTAGTTGGAGGAGAGCTCGAACAGCATGAGGATCGCCGTGACCGGCGCGTGCGTCGTGGCGGCGAGCACCGCGCCCATGCCGACGAGGGCGTACGCGCCGGAGTCGGCGGTGTAGCCGGGGAACAGCCGCTCGGCGACGAGGCCGAAGGCCCCCCCGAGGCACGCGCCGATGAACAAAGACGGCGCGAAGACGCCCCCCGAACCGCCGGATCCGAGCGTGAAGCCCGTGGCCACGAGCTTGAGCAACACGAGCGCGGCGAGAACCCCCAAAGCCTCGCGGCCGTGCAGCGCGTCGTTAATCGTCTCGTAGCCGACGCCGAGCACGTGCGGGAAGAACACCGCGATGCCGCCGACCACGGCGCCACCGAGCATCGGCGTGAGCCAGCCCGGGATCGGCGCGCGCTCCCACAGCTCCTCGAGCGCCGTGATCCCCTTGGTGAACGCGAGCCCGGTGAGCCCGGCCGCCACCCCGAGCGCGATGTACAGCGGCAGCTCCACGGCCGGGTTGACGAGCTCGTACTGCGGCGCCGGGACGAACGGCTGGTTCCCGAACGCGATGCGAGACACGACCGTGCCCGCGACCGACGCCACGACGATCGGGCTGAACACGCTGATCGACGCGGAGCCGATGATCACCTCGATGGCGAGCATCACGCCCGCGATCGGCGCGTTGAACGTCGCCGCGAGCCCGGCCGCCGCGCCGCATCCGAGCAGCACGATCAGCTTGTTGCCCTCGAGCCCGAGCGTCTGGCCGACGGTCGAGCCGATCCCGGCGCCGATCTGCACGATCGGGCCCTCGCGGCCGGCCGAGCCCCCTGTTCCGAGGGTGATCGCCGAGGCGATCG
Above is a genomic segment from Pseudomonadota bacterium containing:
- a CDS encoding DUF4258 domain-containing protein, which codes for MQDYAFNVTTPLGFDVHCTAEYWRFISEVKHPALAGHMDRVVSALEKPDEVRRSTKDPDVYLFYSGKTPRWMCAVTKREGESGFLVTAYPTDSMKIGESIWRKSE
- a CDS encoding DUF2283 domain-containing protein, with amino-acid sequence MAKVRVIHDTTGHTLTVWLDDPGKEHVCEETSEEAILMKDADGHIIGFELLHYLPNEADGVLSVESVVRAAS
- a CDS encoding TldD/PmbA family protein — encoded protein: MANPGALDLERTAAAAIEGARKRGVADVKAIAARSRSVSVTYRKGRAEKVEESSRRGLSLYLYDGGRYSACETNDLREEALARFLDNAVALVRATTPDPFREITDPALYEGRRELELGTHDPSIAALTPAERHDLAARAEAAALAEAGGAAVSAEAGFEDEESDLFQAHSNGFAAGKRGTRFGVYAEVSLSDAGDKRPSDSEYASTRSLAALPSPEEIGRGAALRARGKLGAAPMETAVLPIAVENRAVGRLLGKLLAALGGRALQQEQSFLAGALGTAVGSPVLDVVDDPFLRGGGASRLFDGEGIATRRMPLFTRGVLESLYLDTYYAKKLGRPPTCGGSSNVVVTPGARGAGQLMQDVGRGLLVRGFVGGNSNPTTGDFSLGVYGTLIENGAPSRAVAEMNIAGNHKELWKRLAAAGNDPWPYGSLRSPTLVFDAVQLSGSGGE
- a CDS encoding TldD/PmbA family protein — encoded protein: MISRGYFASRFGLDEALLGRVVSRALDRGAEFAEVFAQHRVSDAIGFEDGQVNRASTGVELGIGVRALVGDQTGYAFTEELTEPSLLLAAETAASIARGPRTASEGAIHTVALPRLYAPVPLWAEIPAAEKIRFVERVGAAIAGADPAVVRAGVAFGDEDEAILIANSDGLRVEDTRPMTYIYASCTARRGDRVESNSHSAAGRLGVEMYADGFLDGLAGKAVASTLALFDARVPRAGEMPVVLAPATSGILLHEAMGHGFEADFNRKGTSLFCTMLGRKVAADFVNIVDSALEPGARGAIAVDDEGTPGQRTALVENGVLVSYLHDRLSAAHYGVARTGNGRRESFRSAPLPRMRVTTMENGPHDPEEIIRSVERGLYAVDFANGEVDIGGGDYSFYVKSGFLIEGGRLTAPIKDVNLIGNGPDSLARIEMVGNDRAIDPGTWTCGKDGQSVPVGLGLPTVKVRSITVGGVN
- a CDS encoding secondary thiamine-phosphate synthase enzyme YjbQ; its protein translation is MRQAGTRIRIETRGKGLVDVTKRVEAWLAEQRIATGLLTAFLRHTSASLVIQENADPTVLADLEAFFAKLAPEGRGLYRHDDEGPDDMPAHLKAALTRTSLGVPVSGGRLVLGTWQAIYLFEHRARPHLRELHLHVLGE
- a CDS encoding chloride channel protein, with the translated sequence MEAPKRFPVIEQASRRVERLVGENVYMLVLAAIVGVLGGLGAIFFRWLIERITEISFAGGGGLAALKAAPWYVKALAPAAGGLVVGPIIYFLAREARGHGLPEVMNAVTNRGGRMRRRVMIVKTIASAITLGTGGSAGREGPIVQIGAGIGSTVGQTLGLEGNKLIVLLGCGAAAGLAATFNAPIAGVMLAIEVIIGSASISVFSPIVVASVAGTVVSRIAFGNQPFVPAPQYELVNPAVELPLYIALGVAAGLTGLAFTKGITALEELWERAPIPGWLTPMLGGAVVGGIAVFFPHVLGVGYETINDALHGREALGVLAALVLLKLVATGFTLGSGGSGGVFAPSLFIGACLGGAFGLVAERLFPGYTADSGAYALVGMGAVLAATTHAPVTAILMLFELSSNYMIVLPLMLTCVIASGFAARVMPTSIFTTALARRGVRLRGSSEAEHVHATKIRRILRPYVETMPPTTPVSDVMQRALSGSMPSQFVVDADSRPIGVIGLGHLKSIMGESGFDEAGLVAADVMRAPVASLNLDDSLDVAMGLFARMDVEALPVVGENGAIVGCVTRYDLMMFFEHEILHDQALGMTFMADGRPEEAQFVELPEGHVLALIVVSDVIAGKTLRELDLRQTAGINVVGIRLKKPEGIERLAPDPKRRLALGEILVAVGPEKAIDAFRKAVGA